In a genomic window of Hyalangium gracile:
- a CDS encoding response regulator → MERRVLIVESQNEFALSMATVLRSAGYQTAMANTASEAQREMEKRRPDLVVLRAELPDQSGFTLCGQIKKGKWGQNLKVLLLSSDTGEEALKKHRETPAAADGYLVIPFEMGELASLSSNIIPPGSAEDAEAEASLDASLSGNAPPRDAPPPMPPPLRAPPPGGPPKLPKRERRSAITDEDRTFLDRAFQSIADRKAELLAESRQSKRTPPKRELMGTPEGKIQVLRDELKVREAQVARISEIWSVRERELVSVEDRLHEKDVELQGLKMQVDDLLRRFNEAQTAMLQKEREHGATVDDLLLQKFSSEKDLIEVVAAKEKDINVLKKEVNNRDDELSRRAAELEHARVEYDKLDKQFNTATLESEVREQKLQDTIRSHEQEIHGLRRRGEELDATLAQTISERDLRYAALEGDIQGLQERLQQTEQERDATVRALEQRATAAEEHGAQSDAEIERLKATAAALESRLNQQIADLEADLARTIGERDQLKLDKDAQEQDLTLRIEERDGKISTLERELAETISRNEQHEAELNSTIQQHLERIGELEGEVEAVKAHLADREHELTGELEALNQAKDALETDLTDRLQALQKAKDDQQAELTGQLQALNTAKNTLEANLNGHIQSLQAHITSLEQTIAQRDESIEGLRADVAERDGRISSLTGELEATTQTLTETQGTLARTEEALANTRGELEATTQTLTETQNTLETTKQQLASTIAVRDELDAELTETKGTLEQTQATLSQTQQTLSMREGELEASREEIERLTGVLQDTEQAKAALEADLTGQIGQLRAELSETQGNYEAERTAHQKLAAETSAQISSLIEERDGLRGELDATIQDLTATQGQLAQTRDALSKEQAAHAGSRQEAAQTKAELEAQLTDARDHGQELAEQLAHTKNELGERVAEVTQLTSQLAHTEDARHHLEDRLNVLTEESQRREELLQNDLANKSKELSDTLRKLTTVTQEKQRQAEALTRDVNAKTEQLKALEAKLAQQTADARRQAETLQQQVNGLNGDLEGARKELAARDEQLRQAGNAQAKLSADRDGLANQLQQAENRLQQQAQAATAERNEAKRTAEDLSKKLAAAEARIAQLTQENQQRAADAEAKLKESQGQLTTRARKIQELELALENAASAKSRAEKDLNAKVAAAEAKATEAATKLAAAQRERKELEAKQLKEIEDLGAKQKAELERRDSIKAQEVARLQQSVQEKSKALKVAELELARYKSKAPGAATAPAAGKPAPAAAKPAAVADDDELAVKTQTNTAAAPAAPAPAPAPARPTAARASSPGRPAVGAAPAAKKAPPAPVQQAAPAPAPVPAAEFEDPADRTVMVPISSMKKEEDDWTSLVDELDKS, encoded by the coding sequence ATGGAGCGTCGGGTCCTCATCGTCGAAAGCCAGAACGAATTCGCCCTCAGCATGGCCACCGTGCTTCGCAGCGCGGGGTATCAGACGGCCATGGCCAACACCGCCTCGGAGGCCCAGCGCGAGATGGAGAAGCGCCGGCCGGACCTGGTGGTGCTGCGAGCCGAGCTGCCGGACCAATCCGGCTTCACCCTTTGCGGTCAGATCAAGAAGGGGAAGTGGGGCCAGAACCTCAAGGTGCTGCTGCTCTCGTCGGACACCGGCGAAGAGGCCCTCAAGAAGCACCGCGAGACGCCCGCTGCCGCGGACGGCTACCTCGTGATCCCCTTCGAGATGGGGGAGCTGGCCTCGCTCAGCTCCAACATCATCCCGCCGGGGAGCGCGGAGGACGCGGAGGCGGAGGCCTCGCTGGATGCGTCGCTGTCCGGCAACGCGCCGCCGCGAGACGCGCCGCCGCCCATGCCGCCGCCCTTGCGCGCCCCGCCCCCGGGTGGACCGCCCAAGCTGCCCAAGCGTGAGCGCCGCAGCGCCATCACGGACGAGGACCGCACGTTCCTCGATCGCGCCTTCCAGTCCATCGCGGACCGCAAGGCGGAGCTCCTGGCCGAGTCGCGCCAGTCCAAGCGCACCCCGCCCAAGCGCGAGCTGATGGGCACGCCCGAGGGCAAGATCCAGGTCCTGCGCGACGAGCTGAAGGTGCGCGAGGCCCAGGTGGCCCGCATCTCGGAGATCTGGAGCGTGCGCGAGCGCGAGCTGGTCTCCGTCGAGGACCGGCTCCACGAGAAGGACGTGGAGCTGCAGGGCCTCAAGATGCAGGTGGACGACCTGCTGCGGCGCTTCAACGAGGCGCAGACGGCCATGCTCCAGAAGGAGCGTGAGCACGGCGCCACGGTGGACGATCTCCTCCTGCAGAAGTTCTCCTCCGAGAAGGACCTCATCGAGGTCGTCGCGGCCAAGGAGAAGGACATCAATGTCCTGAAGAAGGAGGTCAACAACCGCGACGACGAGCTGTCGCGCCGGGCCGCCGAGCTGGAGCACGCCCGCGTCGAGTACGACAAGCTGGACAAGCAGTTCAACACGGCCACGTTGGAGTCCGAGGTCCGCGAGCAGAAGCTCCAGGACACCATCCGCTCCCACGAGCAGGAGATCCACGGCCTGCGCCGCCGCGGTGAGGAGCTGGACGCCACCCTCGCCCAGACGATCAGCGAGCGCGACCTGCGCTACGCGGCGCTGGAAGGCGACATCCAGGGCCTCCAGGAGCGGCTGCAGCAGACCGAGCAGGAGCGTGACGCCACCGTCCGCGCCCTCGAGCAGCGCGCCACCGCCGCCGAGGAGCACGGCGCCCAGTCCGACGCGGAGATCGAGCGGCTCAAGGCCACCGCCGCGGCGCTCGAGTCCCGCCTCAACCAGCAGATCGCCGACCTCGAGGCGGACCTCGCCCGCACCATCGGCGAGCGCGACCAGCTCAAGCTGGACAAGGACGCCCAGGAGCAGGATCTCACCCTGCGCATCGAGGAGCGCGACGGGAAGATCTCCACCCTCGAGCGCGAGCTGGCGGAGACCATCTCCCGCAACGAGCAGCACGAGGCGGAGCTCAACTCCACCATCCAGCAGCACCTGGAGCGCATCGGCGAGTTGGAGGGCGAGGTCGAGGCCGTCAAGGCCCACCTGGCCGACCGCGAGCACGAGCTCACCGGCGAGCTGGAGGCGCTCAACCAGGCCAAGGATGCGCTGGAGACGGACCTCACCGATCGGCTCCAGGCGCTGCAGAAGGCCAAGGACGATCAGCAGGCCGAGCTCACCGGCCAGCTCCAGGCGCTCAACACCGCGAAGAACACGCTGGAGGCCAACCTCAACGGCCACATCCAGTCGCTCCAGGCCCACATCACCTCGCTGGAGCAGACCATCGCCCAGCGCGACGAGAGCATCGAGGGCCTGCGCGCCGACGTGGCGGAGCGCGACGGCCGCATCTCCAGCCTGACCGGCGAGCTGGAGGCCACCACCCAGACGCTCACCGAGACGCAGGGCACGCTGGCGCGCACGGAAGAGGCGCTGGCCAACACCCGGGGCGAGCTGGAGGCCACCACCCAGACGCTCACCGAGACCCAGAACACGCTGGAGACGACCAAGCAGCAGCTCGCCTCCACCATCGCGGTCCGGGACGAGCTGGACGCCGAGCTGACCGAGACGAAGGGCACGCTCGAGCAGACCCAGGCCACGCTCTCGCAGACCCAGCAGACGCTCTCCATGCGCGAGGGCGAGCTGGAGGCCTCGCGCGAGGAGATCGAGCGGCTCACCGGCGTCCTGCAGGACACCGAGCAGGCCAAGGCCGCCCTGGAGGCGGACCTCACCGGCCAGATCGGCCAGCTGCGCGCCGAGCTGTCCGAGACGCAGGGCAACTACGAGGCCGAGCGCACCGCCCACCAGAAGCTGGCGGCGGAGACCAGCGCGCAGATCAGCTCGCTCATCGAGGAGCGTGACGGCCTGCGCGGCGAGCTGGACGCCACCATCCAGGACCTGACGGCCACGCAGGGCCAGCTGGCCCAGACGCGCGACGCGCTCTCCAAGGAGCAGGCGGCGCACGCCGGCTCGCGCCAGGAGGCCGCCCAGACGAAGGCGGAGCTGGAGGCCCAGCTCACCGACGCGCGCGACCACGGCCAGGAGCTGGCCGAGCAGCTCGCCCACACCAAGAACGAGCTGGGCGAGCGCGTGGCGGAAGTCACCCAGCTCACCTCGCAGCTGGCGCACACCGAGGACGCACGGCACCACCTCGAGGACCGCCTCAACGTCCTCACCGAGGAGTCCCAGCGCCGCGAGGAGCTGCTCCAGAACGACCTGGCCAACAAGAGCAAGGAGCTGTCCGACACGCTCCGCAAGCTCACCACCGTCACCCAGGAGAAGCAGCGCCAGGCCGAGGCCCTCACCCGCGACGTCAACGCCAAGACGGAGCAGCTCAAGGCGCTCGAGGCGAAGCTGGCCCAGCAGACCGCCGACGCCCGCCGTCAGGCGGAGACGCTGCAGCAGCAGGTGAACGGCCTCAACGGCGACCTGGAAGGCGCTCGCAAGGAGCTCGCCGCTCGCGACGAGCAGCTGCGCCAGGCCGGCAACGCCCAGGCCAAGCTCTCCGCGGATCGCGACGGGCTGGCCAACCAGCTCCAGCAGGCCGAGAACCGGCTGCAGCAGCAGGCCCAGGCCGCCACCGCCGAGCGGAACGAGGCCAAGCGCACCGCGGAGGATCTCTCCAAGAAGCTGGCCGCCGCCGAGGCTCGCATCGCCCAGCTCACCCAGGAGAACCAGCAGCGCGCCGCCGACGCCGAGGCGAAGCTCAAGGAGTCCCAGGGCCAGCTCACCACCCGCGCCCGGAAGATCCAGGAGCTGGAGCTGGCGCTGGAGAACGCCGCCAGCGCCAAGAGCCGCGCGGAGAAGGACCTCAACGCCAAGGTGGCCGCCGCCGAGGCCAAGGCCACCGAGGCCGCCACCAAGCTCGCCGCCGCCCAGCGCGAGCGCAAGGAGCTCGAGGCCAAGCAGCTCAAGGAGATCGAGGACCTCGGCGCCAAGCAGAAGGCGGAGCTGGAGCGTCGCGACAGCATCAAGGCCCAGGAGGTCGCCCGCCTGCAGCAGTCCGTGCAGGAGAAGAGCAAGGCGCTCAAGGTCGCCGAGCTGGAGCTGGCTCGCTACAAGAGCAAGGCCCCGGGTGCCGCCACCGCCCCGGCCGCCGGAAAGCCGGCACCCGCCGCCGCCAAACCGGCAGCCGTCGCGGACGACGACGAGCTGGCCGTGAAGACGCAGACCAACACGGCGGCGGCTCCGGCGGCTCCGGCTCCGGCCCCCGCACCGGCGCGCCCCACCGCGGCTCGTGCCTCCTCCCCCGGCCGTCCCGCCGTGGGCGCGGCTCCGGCCGCGAAGAAGGCGCCTCCCGCTCCCGTCCAGCAGGCGGCTCCGGCTCCCGCGCCGGTGCCCGCCGCGGAGTTCGAGGATCCGGCGGACCGCACCGTGATGGTGCCCATCTCGTCGATGAAGAAGGAAGAGGACGACTGGACGTCGCTCGTGGATGAGCTGGACAAGTCCTGA
- a CDS encoding DUF4912 domain-containing protein, which yields MEDLKSVTLSYLRDLARKHLGPGHSKLNKTELIAALADFVPALKKLARVAGIELPTRTKAATKATPSATKPAREGRGKEARAGEKKVPERKAPEPKKAPEKKAAELKKAPEPKKAPETAKAAEAKKAPEPRKAVEAKKAPEPKKAPEAKKAPEPKKAPEAKKASEAKKAPEPKKAPEKKASTPQGRKPAATRSSTLTVDEGAQSSRHAQVVNFPPRPRQARSAEEEWAEAEVVDSPELESVFQHAAEPLMEGFFVARLMGERELRRHHLTEDQAPRSVAIPNTSGFEEELGELPLDYGNDLALALARDPHTLFISWDFRLDTLARTREGLESPRAMLRVFDGERLVRELEFAPESRSFYIHGLPPGRPYRVEAHFVGRDGRSRRLGHSTHPLILPRSGPSQDTTIRFMQMPPPPVVPVISPTSVPVATPAPAPAEAAPSTPTRAPSVEEREYITWRRVALPGSDEMASVAEPRRERIERHEREAASLPEQPEYVEITARPLGSSEQSVAGGPARGLEQPEYLDVPTRPPGSSEQSATVGGARGGASEQTHWTPPRSGRGR from the coding sequence ATGGAAGATCTCAAGAGCGTCACCCTGAGCTACCTGCGGGATCTGGCGCGCAAGCACCTGGGCCCTGGACATAGCAAGCTCAACAAGACAGAGCTCATCGCGGCGCTCGCCGACTTCGTCCCTGCCCTGAAGAAGCTGGCCAGGGTTGCCGGCATCGAGCTGCCCACCCGCACCAAGGCGGCGACCAAGGCCACCCCCTCCGCCACGAAGCCCGCCCGGGAGGGCCGGGGCAAGGAGGCCCGTGCGGGAGAGAAGAAGGTGCCGGAGAGGAAGGCTCCCGAGCCGAAGAAGGCGCCCGAGAAGAAGGCGGCGGAGCTGAAGAAGGCCCCCGAGCCGAAGAAGGCTCCGGAAACGGCGAAGGCGGCGGAGGCGAAGAAGGCTCCCGAGCCTCGGAAGGCCGTCGAGGCGAAGAAGGCTCCCGAGCCGAAGAAGGCCCCCGAGGCGAAGAAGGCCCCCGAGCCGAAGAAGGCCCCCGAGGCGAAGAAGGCCTCCGAGGCGAAGAAGGCCCCCGAGCCGAAGAAGGCTCCCGAGAAGAAGGCCTCCACGCCCCAGGGCCGCAAGCCCGCGGCGACTCGCTCGTCGACCCTCACGGTCGATGAGGGCGCTCAGTCAAGCCGACACGCACAGGTGGTGAACTTCCCGCCGCGTCCCCGCCAGGCGCGCTCCGCCGAGGAGGAGTGGGCCGAGGCGGAGGTGGTGGACTCGCCCGAGCTGGAGTCCGTGTTCCAGCACGCCGCCGAGCCCCTCATGGAGGGCTTCTTCGTGGCGCGCCTCATGGGCGAGCGCGAGCTGCGGCGCCATCACCTCACCGAGGACCAGGCCCCTCGCTCCGTGGCGATCCCGAACACCTCGGGCTTCGAGGAGGAGCTCGGCGAGCTGCCGCTGGACTACGGGAACGATCTGGCCCTGGCCCTGGCCCGGGATCCCCACACGCTCTTCATCAGCTGGGACTTCAGGCTCGACACCCTGGCTCGTACTCGGGAGGGGCTCGAGTCGCCTCGCGCCATGCTGCGCGTGTTCGATGGTGAGCGGCTCGTCCGGGAGCTCGAGTTCGCGCCCGAGTCGCGCAGCTTCTACATCCACGGGCTCCCGCCGGGCCGCCCGTATCGCGTCGAGGCGCACTTCGTCGGTCGAGATGGCCGCTCGCGACGGCTGGGCCACTCGACCCACCCGCTCATCCTGCCGCGGAGCGGGCCCTCGCAGGACACGACGATCCGCTTCATGCAGATGCCTCCGCCGCCCGTGGTGCCCGTCATCAGCCCGACCTCGGTGCCGGTGGCGACGCCGGCCCCCGCGCCCGCGGAGGCAGCCCCGAGCACCCCCACCCGCGCGCCCTCCGTCGAGGAGCGCGAGTACATCACCTGGCGTCGCGTCGCGCTGCCGGGCAGCGACGAGATGGCGTCGGTGGCGGAGCCGAGGAGGGAGCGCATCGAGCGTCACGAGCGCGAGGCCGCCAGCCTGCCCGAGCAGCCGGAGTACGTGGAGATCACCGCACGTCCGCTCGGATCCTCCGAGCAGTCCGTCGCGGGAGGGCCCGCCCGGGGACTGGAGCAGCCGGAGTACCTGGACGTCCCCACGCGTCCGCCCGGATCCTCCGAGCAGTCCGCCACGGTCGGGGGCGCCCGGGGAGGGGCCTCCGAGCAGACCCACTGGACGCCGCCGCGGTCGGGGCGGGGACGATAG
- a CDS encoding glycosyltransferase family 4 protein, with protein MPDRFSVVVLSAKTPDHSHIEKYQGARLLRVPVGSGDLVSRIQTFERAVRRQLDSEEYALAHFTDPFGGYVLCEMKGDYGYRLIYEAQTFPSQELPYTHPQTGGDKRFLAKVRRQELFCLMNADLVITGSQTTRTYIQSLGASTEQIRVIRSPVDLGPYTPDVHGVPDGQPMRLMYLGSQAGWQGLPTLLRALALAIEQGAEVKLTLVGARHPDWQPHLEDLAKELGIQEHVEFQPPVLHDDLVKVLTLADVGVLPMDDVDRNRLQGGPLAKVSEYFAAGRPVLAADLPVTRELLPPAATVFHTAGDARSLAESIVELTKDVPRRLELGREARAFAEQELEAGLIRGKLLDIYDELLGRRTVVGTATELPVPTMTGTPTNRISQVKPPEGGGRRSRGGKSEKGKGSGKKPARDDLPLVLGQVLSDDGMDTRLVKTEPDVRGNEPPVVMGRPLRDQKKRGGGASSDESSGPTPVVRPPAGLRRESEDGPTSIVSARPAQPDEATPQVVRGTLLSESESPPAASASPPTPTKEEEPPAPTPIVPVKTLGGNQTNGSSRPEPSANRAPLPPAPKTGTRGALQEPGREQEPADHHKSADKGADNKGRTTSLPPLTRAPPPPELRGPPPRLEPTSASSPPASPPPEPASPPSLKTASPPETAAPPTPKIPAPPEPGTPPVLRPPPAPEPKTPPALRTSPAPEPTPPPVPRPPPALEPTPPPVLRSPPAPEPGTPPVLKPPPAPEPGTPPVLRPSAEPTTPPVIRVPPPPEPVAFPSHRSAHPSAEGTPPLGQKVPPPLGAAASASHKPSPAPEPATPPPLRPTPPPLRPSGVTPSVSPPPLVARRPVPRKREEEPEELSAEEAQEISDDAALEPTPQHPRPRLEEPEELEEADADAVEAADDDLEEADADAVEAADDDLEEADAAEAVEAADEAVQEVDAAEAVEASDEAVQEVDSAEAVEAPDDQVAQVDDAVEPLGDDPKEPPAPAPPAAAAPVAEAPAAEPPSSALDPWLAQVAHGYCPPEGAQFARHTPPTNFPGRDEQPTDPSRPAASARIQGASGAKSS; from the coding sequence TTGCCTGATCGCTTCTCGGTCGTCGTGCTCTCGGCGAAGACGCCGGACCACTCGCACATCGAGAAGTACCAGGGCGCGCGCCTGCTCCGAGTGCCGGTCGGCTCGGGGGATCTCGTCTCCCGCATCCAGACCTTCGAGCGAGCCGTGCGCCGGCAGCTCGACAGCGAGGAGTACGCGCTCGCGCACTTCACCGACCCGTTCGGCGGCTACGTCCTGTGCGAGATGAAGGGGGACTACGGCTACCGCCTCATCTATGAGGCGCAGACCTTCCCCTCGCAGGAGCTGCCCTACACCCACCCCCAGACTGGTGGCGACAAGCGCTTCCTGGCCAAGGTCCGGCGGCAGGAGCTGTTCTGCCTCATGAACGCCGACCTGGTCATCACCGGCTCGCAGACCACCCGGACCTACATCCAGTCCCTCGGCGCGAGCACGGAGCAGATCCGCGTCATCCGCTCACCCGTGGACCTGGGGCCGTACACGCCGGACGTGCATGGGGTGCCGGACGGCCAGCCGATGCGGCTGATGTACCTGGGCAGCCAGGCGGGGTGGCAGGGGCTGCCCACCCTGCTGCGGGCGCTGGCGCTGGCCATCGAGCAGGGCGCGGAGGTGAAGCTCACCCTGGTGGGCGCGCGCCACCCGGACTGGCAGCCGCACCTGGAGGACCTGGCCAAGGAGCTGGGCATCCAGGAGCACGTGGAGTTCCAGCCGCCGGTGCTGCACGACGATCTCGTCAAGGTGCTGACGCTGGCGGACGTGGGCGTGCTGCCGATGGACGACGTGGATCGCAACCGGCTCCAGGGCGGTCCGCTGGCCAAGGTGTCCGAGTACTTCGCCGCGGGCCGGCCGGTGCTCGCCGCGGATCTGCCGGTGACGCGCGAGCTGCTGCCGCCGGCCGCCACCGTCTTCCACACCGCCGGGGACGCCAGGTCCCTGGCCGAGAGCATCGTCGAGCTGACGAAGGACGTGCCTCGCCGCCTGGAGCTGGGGCGGGAGGCCCGCGCGTTCGCCGAGCAGGAGCTGGAGGCGGGCCTCATCCGCGGCAAGCTCCTGGACATCTATGACGAGCTGCTCGGGAGGCGGACCGTGGTGGGGACCGCGACCGAGCTGCCCGTGCCCACGATGACGGGCACGCCGACCAACCGGATCTCCCAGGTGAAGCCGCCCGAGGGCGGGGGCCGGCGCTCGCGCGGAGGCAAGTCCGAGAAGGGCAAGGGCTCCGGAAAGAAGCCGGCGCGCGACGATCTGCCCCTGGTGCTGGGGCAGGTGCTCTCGGACGACGGGATGGATACCCGGCTCGTGAAGACCGAGCCGGATGTGCGCGGCAACGAGCCGCCGGTGGTGATGGGGCGGCCGCTGCGAGATCAGAAGAAGCGCGGCGGCGGCGCATCCAGCGACGAGTCCTCCGGGCCCACGCCCGTGGTCCGTCCGCCGGCGGGGCTCCGACGCGAGTCCGAGGATGGACCGACCTCCATCGTCTCGGCCAGGCCCGCCCAGCCCGATGAAGCCACGCCGCAGGTCGTGCGCGGCACGCTCCTGTCCGAGAGCGAGTCACCTCCCGCTGCCTCCGCCAGTCCGCCGACGCCCACGAAGGAAGAGGAGCCGCCCGCCCCGACTCCCATCGTCCCGGTGAAGACGCTGGGTGGAAACCAGACCAACGGCTCGTCGCGTCCGGAGCCCTCCGCCAACCGTGCGCCGCTCCCCCCTGCTCCGAAGACGGGCACTCGCGGGGCGCTCCAGGAGCCCGGGCGGGAGCAGGAGCCCGCCGATCATCATAAGAGCGCCGACAAGGGCGCCGATAACAAGGGGCGGACGACGAGCCTGCCTCCGCTGACTCGGGCTCCGCCGCCTCCGGAGCTTCGCGGCCCGCCGCCGCGCCTGGAGCCCACCTCGGCTTCGAGCCCTCCAGCGTCCCCTCCTCCCGAGCCGGCCTCCCCTCCGAGCCTGAAGACGGCCTCTCCGCCGGAGACCGCGGCGCCTCCGACTCCGAAAATCCCTGCTCCGCCGGAGCCGGGGACACCTCCGGTCCTGCGGCCTCCTCCCGCGCCGGAGCCCAAGACGCCCCCCGCCCTGCGCACCTCGCCCGCGCCAGAGCCCACGCCGCCTCCGGTGCCGCGCCCCCCGCCCGCGCTGGAGCCCACGCCGCCTCCTGTGCTGCGTTCCCCGCCTGCGCCGGAGCCAGGAACTCCTCCTGTCCTGAAGCCCCCGCCCGCGCCGGAGCCGGGGACACCTCCAGTGCTGCGGCCCTCGGCGGAGCCCACGACACCGCCGGTCATCCGAGTGCCCCCGCCGCCGGAGCCCGTGGCGTTCCCGAGCCACCGGAGCGCTCACCCGTCAGCGGAGGGCACGCCCCCGTTGGGCCAGAAGGTGCCTCCTCCTCTCGGGGCCGCGGCCTCCGCGAGCCACAAGCCGTCCCCCGCGCCGGAGCCCGCCACCCCTCCGCCCCTGCGCCCCACTCCGCCGCCTCTGAGGCCGTCCGGGGTGACGCCCTCCGTGTCTCCGCCGCCCCTGGTGGCCAGGCGCCCTGTGCCCAGGAAGAGGGAGGAGGAGCCCGAGGAGCTCTCCGCCGAGGAGGCCCAGGAGATCTCCGACGACGCCGCCCTGGAGCCCACCCCTCAGCACCCGCGCCCGAGGCTCGAGGAGCCCGAGGAGCTCGAGGAGGCCGACGCGGACGCCGTCGAAGCCGCGGACGATGATCTCGAGGAGGCCGACGCGGACGCCGTCGAAGCCGCGGACGATGATCTCGAGGAGGCCGACGCCGCCGAGGCCGTCGAGGCCGCGGACGAGGCCGTGCAGGAGGTCGACGCCGCCGAGGCCGTCGAGGCCTCGGACGAGGCCGTGCAGGAGGTCGACTCCGCCGAGGCCGTCGAGGCGCCGGATGATCAGGTCGCCCAGGTGGACGACGCCGTCGAGCCCCTGGGAGATGATCCGAAGGAGCCCCCTGCCCCCGCCCCGCCCGCCGCCGCGGCACCTGTAGCAGAGGCCCCCGCGGCCGAGCCCCCCAGCTCGGCGCTGGATCCGTGGCTGGCCCAGGTGGCGCACGGCTACTGTCCCCCCGAGGGAGCTCAGTTCGCCAGGCACACACCTCCCACCAACTTCCCAGGGAGGGACGAGCAGCCAACAGATCCCTCCCGGCCCGCTGCTTCGGCTCGGATCCAGGGGGCTTCGGGCGCCAAAAGCTCGTAA
- a CDS encoding glycoside hydrolase family 57 protein, with product MSQGSLALVLHAHLPFVRHPEHEDFLEEDWLYEAISETYLPLLSVFDRLADDGVPFRVTMSLTPTLVTMLRDELLTRRYSRKLERLCELGELEVHRTRNDPTFGPLARFYRDHFEALRVAWEGRYQRDLVSAFRRLQNAGHLEIITCCATHGFLPLLHETPEAVRAQISVAANHYRLTFGRDAPGIWLAECGYYPGVERFLAAERIRYFFLDTHGLTDASPRPLFGPFAPLYTEAGVAVYGRDPESSQQVWSSESGYPGDPIYREFYRDIGWDLDLDYIRPFVQPTGDRKNTGYKYYRITGKTQDKLPYDPVEARHRAAMHAGNFMFNRERQIEYLASRMGDRKPVVVAPYDAELFGHWWFEGPQFLDSLIRKVASEQRTFQLVTPSDDLREFPRNQVATPPQCSWGSGGYANMWLDESNDWIYRHLHHCARQMVALARDYPEASSLQRRALNQAARELLLAQSSDWAFIMKTGTMVDYAVRRTKEHVLRFLRLHDQVRNGNIDEGWLSQVEARNNIFPEIDYRVYRPI from the coding sequence ATGAGTCAGGGCTCTCTGGCGCTGGTGCTCCACGCGCACCTGCCGTTCGTGCGTCACCCGGAGCATGAGGACTTCCTCGAGGAGGATTGGCTCTACGAGGCCATCTCCGAGACGTACCTGCCGCTGCTGAGCGTGTTCGACCGGCTGGCGGACGACGGGGTGCCGTTCCGGGTGACGATGTCGCTCACCCCCACGCTCGTCACCATGCTGCGTGACGAACTGCTCACGCGCCGCTACTCGCGGAAGCTGGAGCGGCTGTGCGAGCTGGGCGAGCTCGAGGTGCACCGCACCCGGAACGATCCCACCTTCGGCCCGCTGGCGCGCTTCTACCGCGACCACTTCGAGGCCCTGCGCGTGGCCTGGGAAGGGCGCTACCAGCGGGATCTGGTGAGCGCGTTCCGCCGCCTCCAGAACGCGGGCCACCTGGAGATCATCACCTGCTGCGCCACCCACGGCTTCCTGCCGCTGCTGCACGAGACGCCCGAGGCGGTGCGCGCGCAGATCTCCGTGGCCGCCAACCACTACCGGCTGACGTTCGGCCGGGACGCGCCGGGCATCTGGCTGGCCGAGTGTGGCTACTACCCGGGCGTGGAGCGCTTCCTGGCCGCCGAGCGCATCCGCTACTTCTTCCTGGACACGCACGGGCTGACGGACGCCTCGCCGCGCCCGCTGTTCGGCCCCTTCGCGCCCCTCTACACGGAGGCCGGAGTGGCCGTGTACGGACGCGATCCCGAGAGCTCGCAGCAGGTGTGGAGCTCGGAGAGCGGCTATCCCGGCGACCCCATCTACCGCGAGTTCTACCGGGACATCGGCTGGGATCTGGACCTCGACTACATCCGGCCCTTCGTCCAGCCCACGGGGGACCGCAAGAACACCGGCTACAAGTACTACCGGATCACCGGCAAGACGCAGGACAAGCTCCCGTACGATCCCGTGGAGGCCCGCCACCGGGCCGCCATGCACGCCGGCAACTTCATGTTCAACCGCGAGAGGCAGATCGAATACCTGGCCTCTCGGATGGGGGACCGCAAGCCGGTGGTGGTGGCCCCCTATGACGCGGAGCTCTTCGGGCACTGGTGGTTCGAGGGGCCCCAGTTCCTCGACTCCCTCATCCGCAAGGTGGCCTCCGAGCAGCGGACGTTCCAGCTCGTCACCCCGTCGGATGATCTGCGCGAGTTCCCGCGCAACCAGGTGGCCACGCCGCCGCAATGCTCCTGGGGCTCGGGCGGGTACGCCAACATGTGGCTGGACGAGTCCAACGACTGGATCTACCGCCACCTGCACCACTGCGCCCGGCAGATGGTGGCGCTGGCCCGGGACTACCCCGAGGCCTCGTCCCTGCAGCGCCGCGCCCTCAACCAGGCGGCCCGCGAGCTGCTGCTCGCCCAGTCCTCCGACTGGGCCTTCATCATGAAGACGGGCACCATGGTGGACTACGCCGTGCGTCGCACCAAGGAGCATGTCCTGCGCTTCCTGCGGCTGCACGATCAGGTGCGCAACGG